The region CTCCGGGGTCCACAGGCTGTCGTCGCGAATCAGCAGCGAAGCGCCGTGGGTCAGGCTGGTCAACCAGCGTTCATGGGCGCCGTCGAAGGCGAACGACATGAAGTGGAATTCGCAGTCGCTGTCACGCATTTCATAACGTTCGCCGATGGCCAGGCAATGCATCGCCAGCGGACCGTGGGTCACGCTGACGCCTTTCGGATTGCCGGTGGAACCGGAGGTGTAGATCACGTAGGCGAGGTTGTTCGGGGCGAGGTTTACAACCGGTGCCGTTGTTGGACGTGCCCTCAGGTCGAGGTGATCCAGCTCCAGAACGTTCATGACATCTTCAATCGGCAACTGCGCCGAAATCCGCGAGTCGGTCAGCAGCAGCGCCAAACCCGAATCCTGCATCAGGTACGCCAGGCGTTCGCGCGGGTAACTGGTGTCCAGCGGCACATACGCCCCACCAGCCTTGAGCACCGCCAGCAACGCGACGATCAAGCCTTCGCCACGCGGCAGCGCCACGCCGACCCGCACTTCCGGGCCGACGCCTTGCGCCACCAGTTCATGGGCGAGGCGATTGGCCCGCAGGTCCAGTTCGCCGTAGCTGAAACGCTGACCGTCGAAGATCACCGCCGTGCGCTCGGGACGCTGGGCCGCCAGCGCAGCGAAACGCTGATGCACCGCGACATTAACCGGGTACGGTTGCGGCTGGTTGTTCGCTTGTTGCAGGGCCTGTTCTTGCGGGGTGACCAGGGCGATTTCACCCAGGCGCCGCTCGGCGGACTCGGCAAAGCTGTCGAGCAAGTGCAGCAAATGGGCGCTGAGACGTTCGATGGTCGCGGCGCTGAACTTCGCCTGATCGAAACTCAAATGCAGCGCCAACGTTTCGCCAAGCGTCACGCCAATCGTCAGCGGATAGTGAGTTTGATCCTGATTGGCGACGTCGCCGAACACCACGCCTTGGGCAGTGCCGTGTTGCAGTGCTTCGGAGATCGGGAAGTTCTCGAACACCAGCAAGGTGTCGAACAGCGACTCACCGCCCTGCCCGGCCCAGCGCTGGATATTCGCCAGCGGCGTGTGTTCGAACTCGCGCAGGCTGAGGTTTTGCGCCTGCACCGCAGCCAGCCACGCGCCGACGCTTTGGTCCGGACGCGAGCCGGCGATCACCGGCAAGGTATTGATGAACAGACCGACTTGTTGCTCGATACCCACCAGGTCCGCCGGACGCCCGGCGACGGTGGTGCCGAACGCCACGCAGGCGCTGCCGGTGTAACGCTGCAACAGCAACAGCCACGCGGCCTGGACCAAGGTGTTGACGGTAATTTTCTGCTGACGGGCAAAATCGTTCAGGCGACGGGTCCGCAACGCGTCAGCCTCGAAATGACGCAACGTGTGGCCGGTTTCGACCAACACTTCGCCGCCGCTCGCCGCGGCTTGGGCCAACACGGTCGGTTCCTGTAAATCGCCGAGTTGCGCCAGCCAGAACGCTTCGCTGACGGCGCCATCCTGACGTTGCAGCCACTGGATGTAATCGCGATAACGACCGACCGGGCGCGGCGGTTGTTTACCGCTGTAACGCTGCAACACCTCGCCGAGCATCTGCGCGCTGCTCCAGCCATCCATCAGGATGTGGTGGTTGGTGAAGATCAGGTGGTGACGGGTGTCCCCGGTCTGGATCAAGGTCAGGCGCAGCAGCCCGGCCTGGGTCAGGTCGAAACCTTGGGCCAGGTCGGCGGCGGTGAAGTCGCTGAGGGCCTGGGCGATGTCAGTGCGTTCGCGCCAGTCGAGCAGCACATAAGGCAGCGGCAGGTGGCGATGGATGATTTGCAATTGTTCCTGCAACTCGCCCTGCCAGATGAAACCGCTGCGCAGGATGTCGTGGGCGTCCATGGTCGCCTGCCAGGCATCACGGAAACGCTCGGCGTCGAGGCCGTCGACATCGACGCACAACTGGTTGATGTAGGTGCCGGTGCCCTGTTCGTACAAAGTGTGGAACAGCATGCCTTGTTGCATCGGCGACAGCGGGTAGATGTCCTCGATGTCGGCGGCCGGGACCGGGATTGCGTCCAGTTGCGCCTGATCGATCCGCGCCAGCGGGAAGTCCGACGGCGTGACACCCATCGACTCCGGCAGGCAGCAATGGCTGATCAACGCTTCGAGTTCGCGAGTGTATTCATCGGCCAATCGGGCGATGGTCGATTCGTTGAACACCTCGCGGCTGAAGGTCCAGCGCAGGTCGAGTTCGCCTTCAAACACCTGACCTTCGACGCCCAGCCAGTTGTCCAGCGGCGCTTCGGCGCTTTGTTCGAGGCCGGCACTTCCGCCGGCCGGGCTGAACAATACGCCTTCATCGGCATCGAAACTGCCGTCGAACTGGCCGAGGTAGTTGAAGGTGATGCGCGGTGCCGGCAAGGCTTTGAGGCTGGATTGCACCGACTCACCGCCGAGGTATTTCAGCACGCCAAAACCAATGCCTTTGTTCGGGATTGCCCGCAGTTGTTCCTTGATCTGCTTGAGCGCCGAGGCCAGGGAATCGGCGGTTGTCAGGCGCACCGGGAACAGGCTGGTGAACCAGCCGACGGTGCGGGTCAGGTCGATCGCGTCGAACAAGTCCTCACGACCATGACCTTCGAGTTGGATCAAGGCGTCAGCGTGGCCGGTCCAGCGGCAGATCACCCGGGCCAGCGCGGTCAACAGCAGATCGTTAACCTGGGTGCGGTAAGCGGCGGGCGCCTGCTGCAACAGTTGTTGGGTGAAGGCTTTGTCCAGTCGGCTGTGAACCACTTGGGCATGACGGCTTTGTTGACTGCCTTGCGGGTTGTCGCATGGCAGTTCGACGGTCGCACCGTTGAGTTGCTGGTGCCAGAAACTCAGCTCCGCTTGCACGGCTTCAGTACGCGCATAAGCCTGAAGATGCTCGCCCCAGGCCTTATAGGAACTGGTTTTGGCCGGAAGTTTGGCACTCGCGCCCAGCGACGCTTGCTCGTAAGCGAACTGCAAATCCTCCAGCAAAATGCGCCACGAAACACCGTCCACGGCCAAGTGATGGATCACCAGCAACAGACGTTGGCTGCCATCGGTCAACGTCGCCAACACACCGCGCAGCAACGGACCGTTATGCAGGTCGAGGCTGCGCTGGGCCTTGGCGTAGAGGTCGTCCAGTTCGATGGTGCTGACGTTGTCGGCGGTCCAGAGCAATTCGTTATCGACCGCAACCGCTGCCACTTCGGCGCGTCCTTCGGTAAACCGCGAACGCAGTACGTCGTGGTGCGCCATCAACACATTCAGCGCTTGAACCAACGGTGCCGCTTGCAAGCCTTGATGGGCGCGCAGCAGCACAGCCTGGTTCCAGTGGTGACGCTGGGGAATCTGTTCTTCGAAGAAGGTTTGCTGGATCGGCAGCAACGGCTGTTCGCCGGTCACTGGGCCTTGATCGATGCTCAGCGCTACGACGCCTTGCTGCGCGACGCCCGCCAAACCCTGCACGGTTTGGTGCTGGAACAGGTCACGGGGACTGAAATGAATTCCGGCCTGACGCGAACGGCTGACCACCTGGATGGAGATGATCGAGTCGCCGCCCAATTCGAAGAAGTTATCGGTCAAGCCGACCTTCTCCAGCTTGAGCACGTCCTGCCAGATCCCGGCGATTTTCTGTTCCAGTTCGCTGCGCGGCGCCACGTAGGCCTGTTGCATCTGGCTGGCGTCGGGCGCCGGCAAGGCCTTGCGGTCGAGCTTGCCGTTCGGGCTCAGTGGCAATGCCGCGAGGAACAGCAGATGGGTCGGGATCATGTAGTCCGGCAGGTTGTCCTTGAGTTGAGCCTTGATCGCTTCGCGGACCACGCCTTGTTCTTCGGCGCACGCTTGCACCAGCGAAGTGTCGGTCGGCACCACGTAGCCGACCAGTTGCAGGCTGCTGCCGCCCTGCACGGCAAGGACCACGGTGTCGCCCACGGTGTCCAGTTCCAGCAGTCGCGCTTCAACTTCACCCAGCTCGATGCGGAAACCGCGAATCTTCACTTGATGGTCGACGCGCCCCACGTATTCGATCACCCCTTGGGCGTTGAACCGCGCCAGGTCGCCGGTGCGGTACAGGCGTGCGCCGGAACCGGAAAACGGATCAGGGATAAAACGCTCGGCACTCAAGTCCGGCTGTTGGAAGTAACCACGGGCCAGCAACTCGCCGCCGATCACCAGTTCGCCGATCACACCGACCGGCGCCGGTTGGCCGTTCTCATCGAGCAGGTAAGTGTGGCGGCCGGGCAAAGGCTTGCCGATGGGCAAGGTCAGCGGCAACGGCTGGCGACCGAAAATGTAATCGCTGCAATCCAGGGTCGTGGCAGTGACGGTGGCTTCGGTCGGGCCGTAGGTGTTGAGCAACTTGACCTGCTCCAGCCCGGCCTGACGCCAGGCCAACACGCCTTCCGGCGGCATCGCTTCACCGCCGCTGTGCACTTGGCGTAGTTTTGCGTAGTCACGCGGGCCGACGGCGGCGAACTCCTTGGCGACCATGTTCCAGTAGGCCGTGGTCAGGTCCATCACCGTGATGCCCTGCTCGACGATCTGTCGGTAAAGGGTTTCGCTGTCCCAGACTTCGTTACCGCGCAGCACCACCGACGCGCCGCAGGTCAGTGGCCCGAAGAGTTGCTCGCCAAAGGCATCGAAGTTGAACGTGGCGAATTGCAGCGCGCAATCGGCGGCGCTCAGGTCGTAATAGTGCTGACAGGCAAAGGCATGTTTGCTCAACGCGCCGTGACTGATGCCGACGCCTTTCGGGCGACCGGTCGAGCCCGAGGTGAACATGACGTAGGCCAGGTTGTCCGCCCATACCGGACAGGACAAATTGCTTTCATCGGTCGACTTCCAGGCGTCCTCCTGATCCAGGCACAAGCAAGCCACGCCGTCCGGCACCGGCAAACGCTCAAGCAGATGACTTTGGCTGAGGATCAACTGGCTGGCGCTGTCTTCGATCATGCCCAGCAAGCGATCGCGCGGGTATTGCGGGTCCAGCGGCACGTAGGCGCCGCCGGCCTTAAGCACCGCGAGCACGGCGACGATCAGGTCGAGTCCGCGATCCACCGCGATGCCCACCAACACTTCCGGTCCCACGCCTTGGGCCACCAACGTGCGGGCCAAACGGTTGGCCCGGGCGTTGAGCTGCCCATAAGTCTGTTGCTGGCCATCGAAGATTAACGCGATCGCGTCGGGAGTTTTCTCGGCTGCGGTTTCAAACAGTTGATGCACCGGGCGCTCGCTCGGCCACACGTTGTCGTTACGGCCCCAGTCGGCGACCAGTTGCTGATACTCGTCCGCCGCCAGCAACGGGATTTCACCCACCCGTTGCTGCGGGTCGTTGACGATGCTGCGCAGCAGGAACGTCCAGTGCCGGGCCAGACGCTCGATGGTTTCAGGCTCGAACAGGTCGCTGGCGTAGGTGAACGCCGCGTGCAGTTGCCCGCCCTTCTCATACGTATCCAGGCTCAGGTCGAACTGGGTGCTGCGGCTTTCCCATTCGATCACGCCCAGTTCCAGACCGGTGCCAACCTTCAGCGTGGTGACATCCGCCACTTCCGGCTGGTGGTTGTACATCACCTGGAACAGTGGGTTGTAGCTCAGGCTGCGTTCCAGTTTCAGCGCTTCGACAAGACGCTCGAACGGCAGGTCCTGATGGGCCTGGGCGCCGAGGGCAGTCTCTTTGAGGTCGCGCAACAGATCGCCGAGATGGGTCTGGCCGTCCAGTTGCACCCGCAGCACTTGGGTGTTGACGAAGAAGCCGATCAGCCCTTCGATTTCCCGGCGATTGCGGTTGGCAATCGGCACGCCGATACGCAGGTCGTTCTGGCCGGTGTAACGGTGCAACAGAATATTGAAGGTGCCCAGCAGCAGCATGAACAGCGTCACGCCGTGCTGACGGGCAACGCCGCGCAGTTGCTCAGCCAGTGCGGCGTCGACCACGTGTTCATGGCGACGACCGCGATAGCTCGGCAGCACCGGGCGCGGATGATCGAGCGGCAGTGCCATCACCGGGTGTTCGTCACCCAGTTTCGCCAGCCAGTAATCGAGTTGTTTTTGCTGCTCGCCGGCTTCCAGCCAGCGGCGCTGCCACAAGGCGTAGTCGCTGTATTGAATCAGCAGCGCGGCGAAATCAGGGGGTTGCCTTGATCGTGGGCATCGTAGAAGCGGCAGAACTCGTCGATCAACACGTTCATCGACCAACCGTCAGAAACGATGTGGTGCAAGGTCAGCAGCAGCACGGACTCCTGCTCGTCCAGCTTCAACAAGCGCACCCGCAGCAGCGGGCCCTGGGCCAGATCGAAAGGAATCAGCGATTGCTGTTCGGCGGCTTCGGCGACACGGGATTCACGTTCTGCCGGCGGTAAGGCGCTGAGGTCGATGCGTTCGATGTCCAGCGGTTGCTGCACCGAGACTTGCAACAGGCTGTCGTCGGGTTGTTGCTGGAATACCGTGCGCAG is a window of Pseudomonas sp. 10S4 DNA encoding:
- a CDS encoding non-ribosomal peptide synthase/polyketide synthase, with the protein product MWQRRWLEAGEQQKQLDYWLAKLGDEHPVMALPLDHPRPVLPSYRGRRHEHVVDAALAEQLRGVARQHGVTLFMLLLGTFNILLHRYTGQNDLRIGVPIANRNRREIEGLIGFFVNTQVLRVQLDGQTHLGDLLRDLKETALGAQAHQDLPFERLVEALKLERSLSYNPLFQVMYNHQPEVADVTTLKVGTGLELGVIEWESRSTQFDLSLDTYEKGGQLHAAFTYASDLFEPETIERLARHWTFLLRSIVNDPQQRVGEIPLLAADEYQQLVADWGRNDNVWPSERPVHQLFETAAEKTPDAIALIFDGQQQTYGQLNARANRLARTLVAQGVGPEVLVGIAVDRGLDLIVAVLAVLKAGGAYVPLDPQYPRDRLLGMIEDSASQLILSQSHLLERLPVPDGVACLCLDQEDAWKSTDESNLSCPVWADNLAYVMFTSGSTGRPKGVGISHGALSKHAFACQHYYDLSAADCALQFATFNFDAFGEQLFGPLTCGASVVLRGNEVWDSETLYRQIVEQGITVMDLTTAYWNMVAKEFAAVGPRDYAKLRQVHSGGEAMPPEGVLAWRQAGLEQVKLLNTYGPTEATVTATTLDCSDYIFGRQPLPLTLPIGKPLPGRHTYLLDENGQPAPVGVIGELVIGGELLARGYFQQPDLSAERFIPDPFSGSGARLYRTGDLARFNAQGVIEYVGRVDHQVKIRGFRIELGEVEARLLELDTVGDTVVLAVQGGSSLQLVGYVVPTDTSLVQACAEEQGVVREAIKAQLKDNLPDYMIPTHLLFLAALPLSPNGKLDRKALPAPDASQMQQAYVAPRSELEQKIAGIWQDVLKLEKVGLTDNFFELGGDSIISIQVVSRSRQAGIHFSPRDLFQHQTVQGLAGVAQQGVVALSIDQGPVTGEQPLLPIQQTFFEEQIPQRHHWNQAVLLRAHQGLQAAPLVQALNVLMAHHDVLRSRFTEGRAEVAAVAVDNELLWTADNVSTIELDDLYAKAQRSLDLHNGPLLRGVLATLTDGSQRLLLVIHHLAVDGVSWRILLEDLQFAYEQASLGASAKLPAKTSSYKAWGEHLQAYARTEAVQAELSFWHQQLNGATVELPCDNPQGSQQSRHAQVVHSRLDKAFTQQLLQQAPAAYRTQVNDLLLTALARVICRWTGHADALIQLEGHGREDLFDAIDLTRTVGWFTSLFPVRLTTADSLASALKQIKEQLRAIPNKGIGFGVLKYLGGESVQSSLKALPAPRITFNYLGQFDGSFDADEGVLFSPAGGSAGLEQSAEAPLDNWLGVEGQVFEGELDLRWTFSREVFNESTIARLADEYTRELEALISHCCLPESMGVTPSDFPLARIDQAQLDAIPVPAADIEDIYPLSPMQQGMLFHTLYEQGTGTYINQLCVDVDGLDAERFRDAWQATMDAHDILRSGFIWQGELQEQLQIIHRHLPLPYVLLDWRERTDIAQALSDFTAADLAQGFDLTQAGLLRLTLIQTGDTRHHLIFTNHHILMDGWSSAQMLGEVLQRYSGKQPPRPVGRYRDYIQWLQRQDGAVSEAFWLAQLGDLQEPTVLAQAAASGGEVLVETGHTLRHFEADALRTRRLNDFARQQKITVNTLVQAAWLLLLQRYTGSACVAFGTTVAGRPADLVGIEQQVGLFINTLPVIAGSRPDQSVGAWLAAVQAQNLSLREFEHTPLANIQRWAGQGGESLFDTLLVFENFPISEALQHGTAQGVVFGDVANQDQTHYPLTIGVTLGETLALHLSFDQAKFSAATIERLSAHLLHLLDSFAESAERRLGEIALVTPQEQALQQANNQPQPYPVNVAVHQRFAALAAQRPERTAVIFDGQRFSYGELDLRANRLAHELVAQGVGPEVRVGVALPRGEGLIVALLAVLKAGGAYVPLDTSYPRERLAYLMQDSGLALLLTDSRISAQLPIEDVMNVLELDHLDLRARPTTAPVVNLAPNNLAYVIYTSGSTGNPKGVSVTHGPLAMHCLAIGERYEMRDSDCEFHFMSFAFDGAHERWLTSLTHGASLLIRDDSLWTPEQTYNAMIEHGVTVVAFPPVYLQQLAEYAEREGNPPKVRIYCFGGDAVPNASFERVKRALNPEYIINGYGPTETVVTPLIWKAGREVQCGAAYAPIGSRIGDRSAYVLDADLNLLSQGMAGELYLGGTGLARGYLNRPSLTAERFVADPFSSTGGLLYRTGDLVRQRADGTFDYLERIDNQVKIRGFRIELGEIEARLQTFDGVREAVVVAQESAGSKRLVAYVVGDAQGKDFAESLREQLKAALPAHMVPAYVLLLDCMPLTPNGKLDRKNLPRPDVSQLQQAYVAPQSALEQQLATIWQDVLKLERVGLSDNFFELGGDSIISIQVVSRARQAGLRFTPKDLFQHQTIQALVAVVQTGEPLQQIDQRPVTGETPLLPVHQVFFAQQIPDRRHWNQSVMLKPTQALNPQALEQALAALLIHHDSLRLNFVSQAEGWFAQYRDNKLEAILWQANVADLAALEALGNQAQRSLQLSDGSLMRAVLANLADGTQRLLLVVHHLVVDGVSWRILFEDLQTAYRQSLAGKAVQLPAKTSPVKAWAEALQDYAASAPLQTELAYWQQQLQGAPVALPCDNAEGGQQHQQALVIRSQLDKTLTRQLLQEAPAAYRTQVNDLLLTALARVTVRWTGDDSVLVQLEGHGREDLFEAVDLTRTVGWFTSLFPAKLTPVAELGTSLKQIKEQLRAIPNKGIGFGALAHLGDDHARQTLQALPKPRLTFNYLGQFDGSFDAAGDALFVPTSESGGQEVNLQGPLGNQLALDGQVFGGELDLSWTFSGEMFNEATIQRLADDYLQELTALIAHCCDTANRGVTPSDFPLAQLSQAQLDNLAVAPQTIDDIYPLSPMQQGMLFHTLLEQGTGDYINQMRLDVDGVDPQRFRDAWQAALDAHDILRTGFFWQGDLEQPIQVVHRNIEVPFSVLDWRNQLDLDAALQTLADEERAQGLDLTQAPLLRLVLVQTAADRHHLIYTNHHILMDGWSSAQLLGEVLQHYSGQGVVRQPGRYRDYIAWLQRQDAAASEAFWTPQLRSLDEPLRLAQVFARPTEEVATHLYGQHHIALDDGQTLRLSEFARESKVTVNTLVQAAWLLLLQRYTGKSSVAFGATVSGRPADLVGVEQQIGLFINTLPVIASPRAEQSLGDWLHVVQAQNLALREFEHTALFDIQRWAGQGGEALFDNILVFENYPISEALEQGSPQGLRFGAVDNLEQTNYPLTLSVSLGAQLAVQFSFQCASFAQDSIEQIGTHLQRLLQQMIGNPQQSLGDLTLLDPRETQQHLLEWNASQADYPSERCIHRLIEAQARRTPDATALVFAEQSLTYRQLNIRANRLAHRLIEKGVGPDQLVGIAVDRGLEMIVGLLAILKAGGAYVPLDPQYPTDRLAHMIEDSGLQLLLTQVSLLEQLPIPVGVQTLLLGAPDESAADHDPHVAVDGDNLCYAIYTSGSTGKPKGVMVRHEALVNFVVSMAKEPGITAVDRMLSLTTFSFDIFGLELYGPLFCGAAVVLVDKLSAHDPEALLRVIEQQQVSIVQATPSTWRMLLDHPLLANLRGRKCLCGGEALAEDLAERLLGVAGQVWNLYGPTETTIWSAAYQLTERKRLPFLGRPIANTALYIVDDHFAPNPAGLIGELLIGGDGLARGYHGRAAMTAERFLPDPFGKGARLYRTGDLARHRIDGMVEYLGRVDHQVKIRGFRIELGEIEACLLAHELIREAVVVPQEGPGGTQLVVYVIPATEPASDAALRDELKSHLAPMLPDYMIPAHWLVLERFPLTPNGKLDRKALPLPDANQLLRAYVAPQGALEQSVAVIWQDVLKLERVGRDDNFFELGGHSLLATQATARLQMEQGAAVPLDLLFRTSSLAEYAEQLAVHLTPHSSDDLSEMHDFLADLETL
- a CDS encoding condensation domain-containing protein — its product is MNAEDSLKLARRFIGLPLEKRQMFLAALQKEGVDFSQFPIPAGVEAQDRQALSYAQQRMWFLWHLDPQSGAYNLPAAVRLTGRLNQVALEQAFASLIERHETLRTVFQQQPDDSLLQVSVQQPLDIERIDLSALPPAERESRVAEAAEQQSLIPFDLAQGPLLRVRLLKLDEQESVLLLTLHHIVSDGWSMNVLIDEFCRFYDAHDQGNPLISPRC